One Acidimicrobiia bacterium genomic window carries:
- a CDS encoding AAA family ATPase encodes MAIRIPIPSLVVLVGPSGSGKTTWAETNFASGQVVSSDALRAAVGTGQHDQRASTDAFAVLESIVDARLKRGLVTVIDTLGLNAEDRQRWRDKATATEMPCIAIVFDTDAKTCKDRNKRRSRSIPPNALDGQIARYAETRPLLETEGFAAVYPAKEVLPVS; translated from the coding sequence ATGGCGATCCGAATCCCCATTCCGTCGCTCGTCGTGTTGGTAGGACCGTCGGGAAGTGGGAAGACCACCTGGGCGGAAACCAACTTCGCTTCGGGCCAAGTTGTGTCCTCAGATGCGCTCCGGGCGGCCGTCGGTACCGGGCAACACGATCAAAGGGCGTCGACGGACGCGTTCGCGGTACTCGAGTCGATTGTTGATGCCCGCTTGAAGCGCGGTCTCGTAACGGTCATCGATACTCTTGGTCTCAACGCCGAAGACCGCCAACGTTGGCGGGACAAGGCCACTGCGACCGAAATGCCCTGTATCGCCATCGTCTTCGACACCGACGCCAAGACCTGCAAGGACCGCAACAAACGTCGTAGTCGCAGTATCCCCCCCAACGCCCTCGATGGCCAGATCGCCCGTTACGCAGAAACCCGACCGCTCCTCGAAACGGAAGGGTTCGCAGCCGTGTACCCGGCCAAGGAAGTACTCCCCGTATCC